In Populus alba chromosome 1, ASM523922v2, whole genome shotgun sequence, a single window of DNA contains:
- the LOC118033832 gene encoding uncharacterized protein has protein sequence MASNRDGDPSLGYLTRKDTEVKLPRPTRVKNKTPAPIQITAEQILREARERQEAEIRPPKQKITDSTELADYRLRKRKEFEDLIRRVRWNISVWIKYAQWEESQKDFNRARSVWERALEVDYRNHTLWLKYAEVEMKNKFINHARNVWDRAVTLLPRIDQLWYKYIHMEEMLGNVAGARQIFERWMGWMPDQQGWLSYIKFELRYNEVERARGIFERFVQCHPKVSAWIRYAKFEMKNGEVARARNVYERAVEKLADDEEAEMLFVAFAEFEERCKETERARCIYKFALDHIPKGRAEDLYRKFVAFEKQYGDKEGIEDAIVGKRRFQYEDEVRKNPLNYDAWFDYIKLEESVGNKERIREVYERAIANVPPAQEKRYWQRYIYLWINYALYEELDAEDIERTREVYRECLNLIPHEIFSFAKIWLLAAQFETRQLNLKGARQVLGNAIGKAPKDKIFKKYIEIELQLGNIDRCRKLYEKYLEWSPENCYAWSKYAELERSLSETERARSIFELAIAQPALDMPELLWKAYIDFEISEGEYDRTRELYKRLLDRTKHLKVWISCAKFEASAMEEQKLCIQNARRVFEKALNYFRMSAPELKEERAMLLDEWLDMEKSFGQLGDVSLVEPKLPKKLKKRKQIASEDGLAGYEEYIDYVFPEEAHAHNLKILEKAREWKRQKLASGAED, from the exons ATGGCTTCCAATAGGGACGGAGATCCTTCTCTCGGCTACCTAACCCGAAAAGACACTGAGGTAAAGCTCCCCCGCCCGACTCGAGTGAAGAACAAAACCCCCGCCCCGATCCAGATCACAGCAGAGCAAATCCTCCGCGAAGCACGAGAACGACAAGAAGCTGAAATTCGACCTCCCAAACAGAAAATTACAGACTCGACTGAACTGGCCGACTACCGTCTCCGCAAAAGGAAAGAATTCGAGGATTTAATTAGACGGGTGAGGTGGAACATCAGTGTTTGGATCAAGTACGCGCAGTGGGAAGAGTCACAGAAGGATTTCAATCGCGCGCGTTCAGTATGGGAGCGTGCACTCGAGGTGGATTACCGGAACCATACTCTATGGCTGAAATACGCGGAGGTGgagatgaaaaacaagtttatAAATCATGCCAGGAATGTGTGGGACCGGGCGGTCACTCTTCTCCCCAGGATTGATCAGCTCTGGTATAAGTATATTCATATGGAGGAGATGTTGGGGAATGTTGCTGGAGCGAGGCAGATTTTCGAGAGATGGATGGGGTGGATGCCGGACCAGCAAGGTTGGCTTTCCTATATAAAGTTTGAATTGAGGTATAATGAGGTGGAACGTGCACGGGGGATTTTTGAGAGGTTTGTTCAGTGTCATCCCAAGGTGAGTGCGTGGATTAGGTATGCCAAGTTTGAGATGAAGAATGGGGAGGTTGCGAGGGCAAGGAATGTATATGAAAGGGCGGTTGAGAAGTTGGCTGATGATGAGGAGGCAGAGATGTTGTTTGTTGCGTTTGCAGAGTTTGAAGAGAGGTGCAAAGAAACGGAGAGGGCGAGGTGCATTTATAAATTTGCATTGGATCATATACCGAAAGGGAGGGCAGAGGATTTGTATAGGAAGTTTGTCGCATTTGAGAAACAGTATGGTGATAAAGAAGGGATTGAGGATGCGATTGTGGGGAAGAGGAGGTTTCAGTATGAAGATGAAGTGAGGAAGAATCCTTTGAATTATGATGCGTGGTTTGATTATATTAAGTTGGAGGAGAGTGTGGGGAATAAGGAGAGGATTAGAGAGGTGTATGAACGTGCAATTGCTAATGTCCCTCCTGCCCAAGAGAAGAGATACTGGCAGAGATATATTTATCTGTG GATAAATTATGCCCTTTATGAAGAGCTCGATGCAGAAGATATCGAACGAACACGTGAGGTATATAG GGAATGCTTGAACCTAATCCCACATGAGATATTTTCATTTGCAAAAATTTGGCTTTTAGCAGCCCAATTTGAGACCCGACAATTGAATCTGAAGGGAGCTCGACAAGTTTTAGGTAACGCCATTGGAAAAGCTCCTAAAGATAAG atatttaagaaatatattgagATTGAGCTGCAGCTTGGAAATATAGATCGTTGCCGAAAACTCTATGAGAAATATTTAGAGTGGTCGCCTGAGAATTGCTATGCTTGGAGCAAATATGCTGAGCTGGAGAGATCCTTGAGTGAAACTGAACGGGCCCGATCTATTTTTGAGCTTGCTATAGCACAGCCAGCCTTGGATATGCCAGAGTTGTTGTGGAAG GCATACATTGATTTTGAAATCTCTGAGGGCGAATACGATAGAACTCGGGAACTTTACAAGAGACTTTTGGATCGCACAAAGCATTTAAAAGTTTGGATCAGCTGTGCTAAATTCGAGGCATCTGCCATGGAAGAACAGAAGCTGTGTATTCAAAATGCAAGAA gggtttttgagAAAGCATTAAACTACTTCAGAATGTCCGCGCCTGAactgaaagaagaaagagctaTGCTCTTAGATGAATGGTTGGACATGGAGAAAAGTTTTGGGCAGCTAGGTGATGTTAGCCTTGTTGAGCCTAAACTGCCTAAGAAACTGAAAAAGAGAAAGCAGATTGCTTCTGAAGATGGCCTGGCTGG GTACGAGGAATACATAGATTACGTATTTCCAGAAGAAGCTCATGCCCATAATCTCAAAATCTTGGAAAAAGCACGTGAATGGAAGAGGCAAAAGCTTGCATCCGGTGCTGAGGACTAG